Genomic window (Flavobacteriales bacterium):
ACGCCTCCAATTTGGCCTCTTATTTGATGAGCGGTAAATCAATAGTCCGATTTTTGGCTATTTTGCACGCTAGAAACGAATAACCATGAGAATTATTTCCATTAGTATTTTATTCCTTGCACTGGTTGGAGGGAATATCCAGGCTCAAAAGAAGGAATTGAGCAACGAATTGATCTGGGCATCCGGAACCTTTTATGCAGAAAGCGTAGATGAGGTTCGGTCCATGAACGACGGCGAACATTTTACGGTGCTGGAGGCCGATGGTAACATTCCGGTTGTAAACAAATATGCTTTTAAGGATTATAAAAAAGTGGGAGAAATTGTTTCATCCAAAGATATCCGGATAGATGGTGAATCATTAATGATTGAAGAATATGAATTCAATGCCGACGAAACAAAAATGTTAATCGCCACCGATATTGAACCAATTTACAGAAGATCGTATCTGGCCTACTTTTTCATCTACGATATTAAAACAAAAAAAACTACACCACTAGGTGATCACAAGGCTGGCAAACAAGCCCTGGCAGAATTCTCACCGGATGGAAAAAAAGTTGCGTTTACCCGCGACAACAATATTTTTATTTACGACCTCGCTTCCGGGAAAGAAACACAGGTTACCACCGACGGGAAGCGTAATGAAATTATCAATGGTAGTACGGATTGGGTTTATGAAGAAGAATTTTCAATTGTAAAAGGATTTTACTGGTCGCCCAACTCCACTAAAATTGCTTATTACCGATTCGACGAACGTGAAGTGAAGGAATTTACCATGACTTTTTACGGTGAATTATACCCTACCCTTTACACGTTTAAATATCCAAAGGCAGGGGAAGACAATTCCAAAATCTCACTATTTGTGTACGATGTAGCTGCCAGCAAGTCAAACGCCATCGATTTAGGTCCAGAAACAGATATTTACATCCCAAGAATAAAATGGACCAACAGCGATGATCAACTTTGCGTATTGCGCATGAATCGTTTGCAAAACAATCTTGAATATTGTTTGGTAAACACCAAAAATTCTAGCTTGTCGCTGCAAGCAATTTACACGGAGACTTCGAAAACGTATGTGGAAATTACAGACGATTTAATCTTTTTGAAAGGAAAAGAAGCGTTTATCCGCACCTCAGAAAAAGATGGTTACAATCACATTTACCTGATCGATTTCAAAGGAAATTCTACCCAAATCACTAAAGGGAATTGGGATGTTGTAGAGTTTAAGGGACTGGACGAAAAAACAGGTTTTATTTATTACATCTCCGCAGAATCGGCCCCTTATCAAAAGGATTTATTTGCCATTAAGCTGGATGGATCCGGTAAGAAAAAACTATCTACTAAACCCGGAACCAA
Coding sequences:
- a CDS encoding S9 family peptidase translates to MRIISISILFLALVGGNIQAQKKELSNELIWASGTFYAESVDEVRSMNDGEHFTVLEADGNIPVVNKYAFKDYKKVGEIVSSKDIRIDGESLMIEEYEFNADETKMLIATDIEPIYRRSYLAYFFIYDIKTKKTTPLGDHKAGKQALAEFSPDGKKVAFTRDNNIFIYDLASGKETQVTTDGKRNEIINGSTDWVYEEEFSIVKGFYWSPNSTKIAYYRFDEREVKEFTMTFYGELYPTLYTFKYPKAGEDNSKISLFVYDVAASKSNAIDLGPETDIYIPRIKWTNSDDQLCVLRMNRLQNNLEYCLVNTKNSSLSLQAIYTETSKTYVEITDDLIFLKGKEAFIRTSEKDGYNHIYLIDFKGNSTQITKGNWDVVEFKGLDEKTGFIYYISAESAPYQKDLFAIKLDGSGKKKLSTKPGTNDAFFSTGMKYYINYHSDANTPYFITLHNASGKEIKVLKDNKEIIGRMGQYNLSKKEFFKFTTSENVNLDGWMIKPVNFDPNKKYPVYMFVYGGPGNNEVTDSWDGPNYFWHQLLAQKGYLVVCVDPRGTMFKGEAFKKSTYLQLGKLETQDCIETAKWLGQQSYVDKNRIGIQGWSFGGYMTLLCMTKGADYFKMGISVAPVTNWRFYDNIYTERFMRRPQENANGYDDNSPINHAKKLKGKLLLVHGSGDDNVHYQNTMEMINSFVKANRQFDLFIYPNRNHGIYGGTTRLHLFTMMTNYVEKNL